Proteins found in one Phycisphaeraceae bacterium genomic segment:
- the serS gene encoding serine--tRNA ligase, with amino-acid sequence MIDVKAFREDPERFIEGARRKGVSIPFEKLTALDELRRRILTELETLRAEQNRISREIGPKIGKLKGALKSASGAERDALERDLRELESQPLALKSTGQALESELAAIEPQWHELLMSVPQPPAPDVPIGADASGNVEIRRWSPAGFDPANSFQDNRGFAPKTHIELVRDLGLVDFERGVKMSGTRHYVLTGLGMRLHQAVLRYALDFMIDRRGFTPMGVPVIVREECMTGTGFFPFGRDQAYHLEESKRGSGHDLYLTGTGEVGLMGLHADEILDAAQLPLRYCTMSTCFRREAGAAGKETAGLYRIHQFDKVEQVVVCRADDAESRQWHRTMLESVEMVLQSLDLPYRLLQCCTGDLGMKNEDMIDVECWMPGRGNDDADGRPTGAWGETHSASRLADFQCRRLNLRYRDERGRTVFAYALNNTVIASPRILIPLLEIHQQRDGSVRIPEPLRGYMGGVSQIGP; translated from the coding sequence ATGATCGATGTCAAGGCCTTTCGCGAGGACCCCGAGCGCTTCATCGAAGGCGCGCGTCGCAAGGGTGTCTCCATTCCCTTCGAGAAGCTGACGGCGCTCGATGAACTGCGACGCCGCATTCTCACGGAGCTGGAGACCCTCCGGGCCGAGCAGAATCGCATCAGCCGGGAGATCGGGCCGAAGATCGGCAAGCTGAAGGGCGCGCTCAAGAGCGCCTCAGGCGCTGAACGAGATGCTCTCGAGCGCGATCTTCGCGAACTCGAGTCGCAGCCGCTCGCGCTCAAGTCCACGGGGCAGGCGCTCGAGTCGGAACTTGCGGCCATCGAGCCGCAGTGGCATGAGCTTCTCATGAGCGTGCCGCAGCCACCGGCCCCCGATGTTCCGATCGGCGCGGATGCTTCGGGGAATGTGGAGATCCGGCGCTGGTCGCCGGCGGGCTTTGATCCGGCGAACAGCTTCCAGGACAACCGTGGCTTCGCGCCGAAGACGCACATCGAACTCGTGCGGGACCTCGGGCTTGTCGACTTCGAACGAGGCGTCAAGATGTCGGGCACCAGGCACTATGTCCTGACCGGCCTCGGCATGCGCCTGCATCAGGCGGTGCTGCGCTACGCCCTCGATTTCATGATCGACCGGCGCGGCTTCACGCCCATGGGTGTGCCCGTCATCGTGCGCGAGGAGTGCATGACCGGCACGGGGTTCTTCCCATTCGGGCGTGACCAGGCCTATCACCTCGAGGAGAGCAAGCGCGGCTCCGGCCACGACCTCTATCTCACCGGTACGGGCGAAGTGGGCCTGATGGGCCTTCACGCCGATGAGATTCTCGATGCCGCTCAGCTTCCTCTCCGCTACTGCACCATGAGCACCTGTTTCCGCCGCGAGGCGGGCGCCGCTGGCAAGGAGACGGCGGGTCTGTATCGAATCCACCAGTTCGACAAGGTGGAGCAGGTGGTGGTCTGCCGCGCCGACGATGCGGAGAGTCGCCAGTGGCACCGCACAATGCTCGAGAGCGTCGAGATGGTGCTCCAGTCGCTCGATCTTCCCTACCGGCTTCTTCAGTGCTGCACGGGTGACCTTGGCATGAAGAACGAGGACATGATCGATGTCGAGTGCTGGATGCCCGGGCGCGGCAACGATGACGCCGACGGCCGGCCGACGGGCGCCTGGGGTGAGACGCATTCGGCGAGTCGCCTGGCCGACTTCCAGTGTCGTCGCCTTAACCTGCGCTATCGCGATGAGCGTGGCCGCACGGTCTTTGCCTACGCGCTCAACAACACGGTCATCGCGAGTCCTCGCATCCTGATCCCGCTGCTTGAAATTCACCAGCAGCGCGACGGCAGCGTGCGCATTCCGGAGCCCCTGCGCGGATACATGGGCGGCGTATCGCAGATTGGGCCGTGA
- a CDS encoding NAD(+)/NADH kinase codes for MSAVLLLATRSRAGVGPVLEEVRRIVARHAMIVAEMEADHTAIPPSLSFDRAVVVGGDGTLISQCRRMLDRGVPLVGVHFGRLGFLAEFDDVSLATHAEQVFGPDPLVRTRMALDAVVRNAAGETVFQSIAVNDAVVTAGPPFRMIELRLHFGGEEGPLLTGDGVIVATPVGSTAYNASSGGPIVHPENEALIVTPIAPHSLSFRPIVAPSHEVLEIEVLRANEGTTLVLDGQETRPLARGERVSIARYHTQARFIGNPQVNYWRTLIEKMRWAVPPNYRS; via the coding sequence ATGAGCGCCGTGCTGCTGCTGGCCACCCGCTCGCGGGCGGGCGTCGGTCCGGTGCTCGAGGAAGTGCGCCGGATCGTCGCGCGACACGCCATGATCGTGGCCGAGATGGAGGCCGATCACACCGCGATTCCTCCATCGCTCTCCTTCGATCGCGCCGTGGTCGTTGGTGGCGATGGCACGCTCATCTCCCAATGCCGGCGCATGCTTGATCGAGGTGTGCCGCTGGTGGGGGTCCATTTCGGGCGACTCGGGTTCCTCGCGGAGTTCGACGATGTCTCCCTCGCCACGCACGCCGAGCAGGTCTTCGGGCCCGATCCGCTCGTGCGAACGCGCATGGCGCTTGATGCGGTCGTTCGCAATGCCGCTGGCGAGACCGTCTTCCAGAGCATTGCCGTCAATGACGCGGTCGTCACGGCAGGACCGCCATTCCGCATGATCGAGCTTCGGCTGCATTTCGGCGGGGAAGAAGGGCCGCTGCTGACAGGCGATGGCGTGATCGTCGCCACGCCGGTCGGCAGCACCGCCTACAACGCGAGTTCGGGTGGTCCAATCGTGCATCCCGAGAACGAGGCGCTGATCGTCACACCGATTGCGCCCCACAGTCTTTCCTTTCGGCCGATCGTCGCGCCGTCGCACGAAGTCCTCGAAATCGAGGTGCTGCGGGCGAACGAGGGCACCACGCTGGTGCTCGACGGACAGGAGACACGGCCTCTCGCCCGCGGCGAGCGCGTGAGCATCGCCCGGTACCACACGCAGGCTCGTTTCATCGGGAATCCGCAGGTGAACTACTGGCGCACGCTCATTGAGAAGATGCGCTGGGCGGTCCCGCCGAACTACCGCTCCTGA
- a CDS encoding ABC transporter ATP-binding protein — protein MIETVNLTKKYGDLVALDNLNLTIEEGVCFGFIGPNGAGKTTTIKILATLLKPTWGEARIDGKVIGYQNALIRPIIGYVPDFMGAYTDMVVLEYLEFFAACYGIHGAKRRQTVQSVLELTDLTYKANAEVNGLSRGMQQRLSVARVLLHDPKVLLMDEPNSGLDPRARIEMRELLKELRRMGKTIIISSHILPELAELSTAVGIIEQGKLIYAGPMSDIMARASAGTVVQVRVEERHEQAAEILRRVRGISRVQIDESDGRIHLSLTLDPEVGLAVSEIPSRLVAQGFRVAALHEERVNLETAFMKLTKGLVS, from the coding sequence ATGATCGAGACCGTCAACCTCACGAAGAAGTATGGCGATCTCGTCGCGCTCGACAACCTGAACCTCACGATCGAGGAGGGTGTCTGCTTCGGCTTCATCGGCCCGAACGGCGCGGGCAAAACGACGACCATCAAGATTCTCGCGACGCTGCTCAAGCCAACCTGGGGCGAAGCGCGCATCGATGGCAAGGTGATCGGCTACCAGAATGCGCTGATCCGGCCGATCATCGGCTATGTGCCCGACTTCATGGGCGCCTACACCGACATGGTGGTGCTCGAGTACCTCGAGTTCTTCGCCGCCTGCTACGGCATCCACGGGGCGAAGCGCCGACAGACGGTGCAGAGCGTGCTCGAGCTGACCGACCTCACCTACAAGGCGAATGCCGAGGTGAACGGACTGAGTCGCGGCATGCAGCAGCGCCTCAGCGTGGCGCGCGTGCTGCTGCACGACCCGAAGGTGCTGCTCATGGACGAGCCGAACTCGGGCCTCGACCCGCGCGCCCGCATCGAGATGCGCGAACTCCTGAAGGAGCTGCGCCGCATGGGCAAGACGATCATCATCAGCTCGCACATCCTGCCGGAACTCGCCGAGTTGAGCACCGCCGTCGGCATCATTGAACAGGGCAAGCTCATCTACGCGGGGCCCATGTCCGACATCATGGCGCGGGCGAGCGCCGGAACCGTGGTGCAGGTCCGCGTCGAGGAGCGGCATGAGCAGGCGGCGGAGATTCTCCGGCGCGTGCGGGGCATTTCCCGCGTGCAGATCGATGAATCGGATGGTCGAATCCACCTGAGCCTGACGCTCGACCCGGAGGTCGGTCTGGCGGTCTCCGAGATTCCCAGCCGCCTGGTGGCTCAGGGTTTCCGTGTGGCGGCCCTGCACGAGGAGCGCGTCAATCTCGAGACCGCGTTCATGAAGCTGACGAAGGGGCTCGTGTCGTGA
- a CDS encoding dipeptidase, which translates to MTESLNEVLAKADRNFDASVDRLADLLRIPSISTDPAYASEVARCAEWMAEALRGVGFNAAIHATAGHPMVVAHAEGPPGWDGPRLLYYGHYDVQPPDPLELWESAPFEPVIRDGPGGKRIVARGAVDDKGQVMTFVEAFRAWRDVAGGVPCPVTVFLEGEEESGSKSLVPFLESHAKELAADVCVVSDTGMWDQETPAITAMLRGLVYAEIVLRGPGHDLHSGMYGGTVRNPINALAELIAKLHDAKGRITLPGFYDAVRPIPEELAACWRSLEFSEAEFLGSAGVRQGWGEAGFTTLERMWARPTCDCNGIVAGYTGVGAKTVIPAEARTKVSCRLVPDQDPEKIFAALESFVARESPQGCTTEVIRHSGAPAIRVPIDSPWLAAAKRGLERVYSKPAAIIGSGGSIPAVGDFKRVLGIDSLLVGFGLDDDRVHSPNEKFNLACYQGGIRSHVAMLAEFAAFRR; encoded by the coding sequence GAGTGGATGGCCGAAGCGCTTCGAGGTGTCGGCTTCAATGCGGCGATCCACGCGACCGCAGGGCACCCGATGGTGGTCGCCCACGCCGAGGGGCCGCCCGGCTGGGACGGCCCGCGCCTTCTCTACTACGGCCACTACGATGTGCAGCCTCCTGACCCGCTTGAACTCTGGGAGAGCGCGCCGTTCGAGCCTGTGATTCGAGATGGTCCCGGTGGCAAGCGGATCGTGGCCCGCGGTGCCGTCGACGACAAGGGGCAGGTGATGACCTTTGTCGAGGCCTTCCGGGCGTGGCGCGATGTCGCTGGCGGAGTGCCCTGCCCCGTGACCGTCTTCCTCGAGGGTGAAGAGGAGTCGGGAAGCAAGAGCCTTGTGCCCTTCCTCGAATCTCATGCGAAGGAGCTCGCCGCCGATGTCTGCGTGGTGAGCGACACCGGTATGTGGGACCAGGAGACGCCCGCCATCACCGCGATGCTGCGAGGGCTGGTCTACGCGGAAATTGTTCTGCGCGGTCCGGGCCATGATCTCCACTCGGGCATGTATGGCGGCACGGTGCGCAATCCGATCAATGCGCTGGCGGAGCTCATTGCGAAGCTGCATGACGCCAAGGGGCGGATCACGCTGCCCGGCTTCTACGACGCTGTCCGGCCGATTCCCGAAGAACTCGCCGCCTGCTGGCGCTCACTCGAGTTCAGCGAAGCGGAGTTCCTCGGCAGCGCCGGTGTGCGCCAAGGCTGGGGCGAAGCCGGCTTCACCACGCTCGAGCGCATGTGGGCGCGCCCAACCTGCGACTGCAATGGCATCGTCGCCGGCTACACCGGTGTCGGCGCGAAGACAGTGATTCCAGCCGAGGCCCGCACCAAGGTGTCGTGCCGACTCGTGCCTGATCAGGACCCCGAGAAGATCTTCGCGGCGCTCGAATCATTCGTGGCCAGAGAGTCGCCGCAGGGGTGCACCACCGAGGTCATTCGCCACTCGGGCGCCCCCGCCATTCGAGTGCCGATCGACTCCCCGTGGCTCGCGGCGGCGAAGCGAGGGCTCGAGCGCGTCTATTCGAAACCGGCGGCGATCATCGGCTCCGGTGGCAGCATTCCCGCGGTGGGAGATTTCAAGCGCGTGCTCGGCATCGACAGTCTGCTGGTTGGCTTCGGTCTCGACGACGACCGCGTGCACTCCCCAAACGAGAAGTTCAATCTCGCCTGCTACCAGGGTGGGATTCGCAGCCATGTCGCCATGCTGGCGGAGTTCGCCGCGTTTCGACGCTAG